AGGGGATACTATGGAAGATGATTGAGTGGGGGATTGAACAGACGAAGCAGAGGCACCAACTTCTGGTGAAGCAGAAGAACCCATAACACgtctagtaaaaaaaaaaaattaataatgcaatgaaaatgaacataaaaaggaaaatacctTCTTGCTAAGAGTTGAACCATTGCCGATCCCCTTCCAACTGGAGCTTTTGCAGCAGAGACATCAgaaagtgctgctgctgctgacggcAGAGTTGGATCTGCTGGAGGTTCAACTGGAACAGAAGGCTGCCCAGGCCTTAAAAATGATAACTATTTGTAGCCACACTTAAACTTTGTGTATTCTTGTAACAGCCTTTACCTTCTATTTGCTTCCAATGCTGCCAATAGCTGAGCTCCACGACCTCCAGCTGCgattcttcctcttcctaTACTACCTTGTTCAGACATTTTTATCCAAATGCTTCGttaacttaattttaaaaggatTCCATAAGTGAAGCAAGTACAAACgacgaatgaataaaatacGTATGTAGGAATCAAGGTCTGAAATGTGGTAAAAAGTGATCTGATTATGAATGACGACTTCGACTGATTGACAAAGATTGTCGAAATAAATTGCTTCGACTTAAACGTGTGTCTCACACGTGCGACTGCGACGTTCACGCAGACGggtgtttatttgatttctggacaaaagaaattttttctcgGAAACTATGAGGTTGCCGTTTTGGTATTATGTGAATTCATCGGCGCAGTTAccaatttgcttttttaaagaatgaaattaattgcactatgtttattttctttcatttttaattttaattattgtttattaaattttgctGAATTTAGAGATGatcaaataatgaatttttactttctgcAGTTTTTACTGCTCTGCAGTTTGCTCATAAGACACTTCAGACGACAGATTTAAAAATGCACTTGCAAAATTTGTATTACTGAACGGCTTAACATCTTAAATACCCGCGAGAAAGCAACTGGATTATCAAAAACGGGAAGTTAATGAAGACGTCTACTATTTTAGGCTGTTTACAACCAGCTCAAACGGCATATAAAACACGTAAAAAATTATGTAGGTACTCACTGACATGACATGCGAGCTCTTAAATGTGACGTCGGATTTTTAAGGGGAAAACTAAACCTTTGCCTTCATTATAACATTCTAACGGAGAATCACGatatttttaatggaaaaatggcaaaaaaaaaacaaacaaacaaaaaactatcTCTAGGTGGGATCATAGTGCCAAATATCTCCTTAAAATGGACAAATTTCGGGTGTTGctaaaaaaatgatcaatcGTTGGTGGTGGATCCAAGACAAATACAACCATTCAATCTGTGAACCATACAGTAAActgtctgatttttttccGGTTGAAGCTTCTTGACGTGGACAAAACATTTACTGTAAAGCTTAACATCAGACGAACCGTTAACCAATTGGTGAAGTGTCATAGGGTCTATTCTTGTCAGGCGCACTTCACACTCTCTCAGCAATTTTTGATGCTTGGGGTCAATTTTTATATCCTTTGGATCAATTTTGGGAGCATCAAGTAGAATCACTTCATTCTCTTTTGGCTTTCCAGTTGTGCTACGTGTCCTTTTCACTGGCgctgatttctttttggtcaCAGATTTTCTGGAACGAGATACTGGCACTTTTGcggttttggaaatatttcttacTGAAACTACTTCCGCGTTTGGATTCGACTCAAGACTATTCTCTACGACGGTgggtttgaatttttcgtcCTTTAATATAGAGAAGACGGTTTTGGGAGTATGCGATGGATCTCCAGATCGGGTGCAATTGGGTTCCAGCATGCAGTCAGGATTTTTGCAATGTTCCACGGGAAGCTTTCCGGCATTCTGCAAACTGGAACAAATGCAACCCAACTCGCAGCAAAGTTTCTTAGTTTGGCAGGGATTACTTTTTGAAGTAGGATTAACAACCATAGGAGCATCTAGGAAAGAATTCGAATGTAATTTTATATACCACAGAGATTCTTAATATATTACGAACCATATTGTTCTTCGTAAGGCTCATCCATGACGTTTTCCTCAGTTGGACACTCTTCTCCGGATGTGATTGGTATTTGGCCGTCTTCTATAGGAATATGATGGTAAAGGGGTGCTGAACCAAAGGCCTTTTTTGCACCACCAAAAGGGATCAGAACTTCAATAGTCAAAGGACAACCTTTGGATATAGTTGCATCCGAGTCACACAAAGATTGTTCTAGATAAGAAACACTACATTACAAAGGAACGATCCTTCAAGATCTTGGCTTATGAAAACATACCGGACTGCAACAGATTTTGCTGTTGCATTAATTCATCGTTTTGAAACTTCAGCTGGGAATAAGTTGACATCAAATCGCACGCCTGTTGACGTAACGTCGATATTGTTGAAGTAGCCTGATTATACGAATAAtgagaataaaatgattttttctgtGATGCAATTCTTTACTTTTTGTAGTATGCTGACATCGTCTCGGCTATTGCAATGGATAACTTCCGCTAATAGGCTAGTCAAGCACGGAAGAGAAGAATGCTCCCTATCGTTTGGGGGTTTTGGTACATCTTCTGTCGCTTCCGGTTGTGAATCAGGAGTAGTTGTAGGTGCCTCTACAATTGGTTGAGGAATCATTGCATCAGTCAGAGAATCTTCAGCGAACAGCCCAATGGAAAGGGGATCGGGGGATGTCAACCTATTTTCGATTCCTTTATTTGTGTGTACCGCATCTGCTACTAAAACAGGGCTCTGCTTTTCAGTCGAAGATGGCAGCTTCCCTGTATCAGAGTCTTTGGAAATAGAAGTTTCTGATGAAATAAAGAATACTGAACTGATAGATTTGTGTTGCATGACTCACCAATCTCCTTTTCAGTTCCCAACATACCAAAAAGCATGTCATTTACATCCTCAGTATCCATATTGCACactagttcttcttcttcatatttatcagaaaaaggcacttttaGCAGCAGACTAtctaaaattcaagaaaattgcAATGACTTAATTGTgtgaaacttttaaaatacaCAGTAAAGAACATAGAATTTGAGAAACCAATAAGTTTTAGAATGTCTATTGTAAAATTTACCAGAGCATTGTGTAAAGGGACTTCCCATGTCAATATCCTGATTACTGTTTTCAAGTTCCAAAACAaggttttcaattgaatttgatggagATGTTGGTGAAGGAACCCCTGAAGCATCATTTTGTTGGAGAACCATAGGAAGGGAACTCTTCCATTCATCAGGTGACATCATATCACAAAATATGGTACTTGAATGATGAGTTTCAAGTTCAAGCTTGTGTTCACTGGATAGAGACATTTCTGAATGTTGAATAACTCCAGTGCTAGTCAGGTTGTGTGACTGTGAAATCCAGAGAATGTCTTCAGAGATAAGACTCTTCTGGGCAGCCCTGCAAGAACACCAAACGTTTATTGAACAATCATAGCTAATTACAGGAAAATATTGACTAATTCTCAAGGGTCACAGCTGCATCATTCaaataagataaaaatgttaatgcAGAGAATGATTTCTGGAAATAGTTTGCAACTGACAACGGGGATTACTATGGAAATCGTAAGCAAAGAACTCTTAAATAGTAGTAAGACTAACCTGACGGAACTCGTTGAACCGTTGTACTGCATGAAATctcatgaaataaaaatgtagtCGCAAAGTAATAATCTTTGAATAGGCAAAAACTATCTGAAAACCTGAAGGGATTTAATTTAGACTTCAGATAAACTTTCAACACgtgtgtttttcgtttttatttgagCCTCTGGGACATCTCGAAGATTACGCCACAATAAACAACCGCCCTCTTGAGTGGGAACTCTGAGAAATTCGAAATTCACgctagattttaattttttcatattcaaatataatttttaaaaattattattttcaatacgaaaataaaaggcaatCTTCAATGATGAAacagttttaaaatttgttgaactttaaaatttgattgatataTAATGTTGATCTGGCAAACAACACCCCTCCATGTCCAGACGAGTTTGAAATTGCAAAATTGGCTCTGCTGTCTGctcttttttctgaattctacGTTGTGTTACATCGAAAAGACGAAAAGATATCAAATTTCTGCCTATAACTAATTGTTGGTGAATAAACTGAATACTTATCTTGATGTAGTATGGGACTTGAAATGAACCACTGATTGTGGGACAAGCtttttatgaaaaatgaatcgaaataATCACGAAGCTACACCAGATCGACCAGGTCGTGATGTAACTAACGTTTTTCGCACTCCTGTGAACCCCAAACCTTGTTCGTGGAGTCCAATTCTTCATGCAATTACTCCAGATTTAAATGCACCAGACTCTGAATGTGAAGGCACTCCTTCACTGATTCGAAGTTTAGGTATCGATCCAGAGCTTAATGTTTCTTGGTCAGCCAACATGGAAACTCCTACTCAAACACAAGTGTCTCTTCCTGGATTCACAAGAATTGATGAACAGAAGAGTTTTGACACCAAAGCAAAGGTATTGTTTTCAGCAagttgttttatatttttgttataagtagctgtctttgtttgttttcagcCCTTACAGCCCCgccatttatttcaaaatgaaaataatccaAACTTAGGCATGATGAAAGAAATGCTTCCTTCTGGAAAGGCATCTAATCAAAAAAAGTgtgagaaaacatttcaacatAATTCAAACACAGAAGATTTGTTCAGGCTTTTGAAAAGACCtgctttaaaatttatttatccCCAACCAGTTTACGTAAATATTCATAGTAAAACCCAACCAATGTTTTCAACTAAACAGTTGAACAAACAGACATCTGGGATAAAAACAGAGAATCAATCAGTCACATACCTAGATTCACCACAAAGCAATTTAcaagagatgaaaaaaagtCTTGATTTTTCAAGTGAACCTGTGGTTAACGTTCTCCTTGATCGTTCAAGTCATACTCTACCGGCTGTCGCgtttcaacaaaaagaagttcATGTTATTGACTCTCTCCCTACCAAATTCGCAACTGACGACGAATGTCTGAAGCAAATTAGTTTGAACCTTGATGAGACCAAGGATTTACCCTTTTCAAGAAACCAAGGTGAGGCTGACTACTCAACATCTTCCAATGATGACCAAAAACGCTGTGAAATTATAGCCTCACGAAATGCATTTGAAAGTGTTGGTTTCAGTACTGCCGCTGGTAAGAAAGTAGCCATTTCTGAAAAAGCCATGATTCAAGCAAGAGCTAGACTTGAAGAAAttgacaaagaagaaattggtTCAAAAACCAATCCGTCTATTCCAAAAGAGTCCAACATTTTAATTACGAAACAGCTCcccgaaaaaaattggaattcagAAAATACGCCCATCCAGAATTTGGACCATCTGAAAACTGCAGGCTTCAGCACCGCTAAAGGCAAGCCCGTTCATGTTTCTGACGAAGCTATGTCTAAGGGTCGAGCCATGTTGGCCGAAGTCAATGAAGCTCCATCATCAGACGTTCTCAAATATCAAGAAACAGTTGGATTTAGTACTGCCGGTGGTAAAAAATTCTCCATATCAGAAAAAGCTATGATCATAGCAAGAGCTAAATTCgaagaaattgatgaagaGGACTTGACCATTACGAAACATCAAGTAACCCGAAGTAacacaaaaatcaataattcaagagagaaaaggatggCAGAAAATGATTGGAACTGTGACAATATGCTGCCTCAGAACTCTGATATACCAAAGGCAGTAGGTTTTAGCTCAGCCAAAGGAAAGCCCATTCATATTTCGGATGAAGCAATGACTAAAGGACAAACAATGTTTGCCGAAGTAAGTGGAGACCCGTTATCAAATCCATCATCAATTACCTCCGCATACCCCGAAACGGTTGGTTTCAGTACTGCTGGTGGTAAAAAAGTTGCCATCTCGGAAACGGCTATCGCCCAAGCCAAATCACTTTTCTCTGAATTTGAAGACGCTAATGTAGATCCTACTGAATTTCCTGCAACAGCTAGTTGTAGCAGGGCCAACGTCAAAAAAAGCGTTGTTTCAAAGGAAGCAATTGCTCGAGGTCAAGCTCTGCTAGAAGATGTTTGCGAAAAAAACACAGAAGATGAACACGGTGGAATTACAAAGACAAGTGAGAAATATGCCGCCGTcccgaaacaaaatttatctaGGTCAGGAGATTCCAGGATTCGTGCCAAAACTTCCTCCTTTAAAGCGCCTAGGAGAGTAACGCCTGTGCCTGAACCAGCTTCTCATGGATTGGAAACTACCGATTGCAACCCCGTTCAGGTTCCCCTCACTGTTGGATTCAATTTGGCTAGCGGGAAAGAAGTGAAAGTATCAGAGTTGGCTTTATCCCGGGCTCGGAAAAATTTCGAAGAACCCCTTGTAATCGAAGAAATCCCGAAAATTGTTGAAACTGGACAGGCAgtaaacaacaaccacaacagcagCCCCTCACCTTTTCCAGTGAAAGACGAAAATGCTGataagaagaggaaaatggaAGAGGAAGACGACAAGGATTACTGGGTATCTTCACCGACAATTggtaaaacgaaaaaagcgaagaagcgaaaaaattttaacgacAGTCCTCGATCACAACTTACCCAAATGGCCACCCCAGGAACACCGTCGGCGTTTGAATCTTCCACAGTGTCAGCAAAAATAAGAGCTTTGAGGAGAAAAGTACGCGAAGAACAAAATGCAGTAATCCAGCGCAAACGATCCAAAGGCAAAAAAACTTCACCTAAAGCCGGATATCTCtatcaactaaaaaaagacgGGACTTGTAGAAAAACATGGAAAGAGCTGATTGACAATTCCTCATTACCCGAAATCTTAGCTCCATATAAATTATTAGAGGACCATGGAATGCTTACTGCAGTGTGCCAAGTTCAAGCTTCGAACGCTTCATCGTTCCATTTTTGTGCGTGGGATCATTTCCCCATTGAAGATTGCctgcaaaattcaaaaggCGTTCAACTTGGTAAGCTAAgataaaagacaaatttgaTTAGGAATT
This window of the Daphnia pulex isolate KAP4 chromosome 5, ASM2113471v1 genome carries:
- the LOC124194606 gene encoding uncharacterized protein LOC124194606 isoform X2, coding for MQYNGSTSSVRAAQKSLISEDILWISQSHNLTSTGVIQHSEMSLSSEHKLELETHHSSTIFCDMMSPDEWKSSLPMVLQQNDASGVPSPTSPSNSIENLVLELENSNQDIDMGSPFTQCSDSLLLKVPFSDKYEEEELVCNMDTEDVNDMLFGMLGTEKEIDSDTGKLPSSTEKQSPVLVADAVHTNKGIENRLTSPDPLSIGLFAEDSLTDAMIPQPIVEAPTTTPDSQPEATEDVPKPPNDREHSSLPCLTSLLAEVIHCNSRDDATSTISTLRQQACDLMSTYSQLKFQNDELMQQQNLLQSEQSLCDSDATISKGCPLTIEVLIPFGGAKKAFGSAPLYHHIPIEDGQIPITSGEECPTEENVMDEPYEEQYDAPMVVNPTSKSNPCQTKKLCCELGCICSSLQNAGKLPVEHCKNPDCMLEPNCTRSGDPSHTPKTVFSILKDEKFKPTVVENSLESNPNAEVVSVRNISKTAKVPVSRSRKSVTKKKSAPVKRTRSTTGKPKENEVILLDAPKIDPKDIKIDPKHQKLLRECEVRLTRIDPMTLHQLVNGSSDVKLYSKCFVHVKKLQPEKNQTVYCMVHRLNGCICLGSTTND
- the LOC124194609 gene encoding breast cancer type 2 susceptibility protein homolog, coding for MNRNNHEATPDRPGRDVTNVFRTPVNPKPCSWSPILHAITPDLNAPDSECEGTPSLIRSLGIDPELNVSWSANMETPTQTQVSLPGFTRIDEQKSFDTKAKPLQPRHLFQNENNPNLGMMKEMLPSGKASNQKKCEKTFQHNSNTEDLFRLLKRPALKFIYPQPVYVNIHSKTQPMFSTKQLNKQTSGIKTENQSVTYLDSPQSNLQEMKKSLDFSSEPVVNVLLDRSSHTLPAVAFQQKEVHVIDSLPTKFATDDECLKQISLNLDETKDLPFSRNQGEADYSTSSNDDQKRCEIIASRNAFESVGFSTAAGKKVAISEKAMIQARARLEEIDKEEIGSKTNPSIPKESNILITKQLPEKNWNSENTPIQNLDHLKTAGFSTAKGKPVHVSDEAMSKGRAMLAEVNEAPSSDVLKYQETVGFSTAGGKKFSISEKAMIIARAKFEEIDEEDLTITKHQVTRSNTKINNSREKRMAENDWNCDNMLPQNSDIPKAVGFSSAKGKPIHISDEAMTKGQTMFAEVSGDPLSNPSSITSAYPETVGFSTAGGKKVAISETAIAQAKSLFSEFEDANVDPTEFPATASCSRANVKKSVVSKEAIARGQALLEDVCEKNTEDEHGGITKTSEKYAAVPKQNLSRSGDSRIRAKTSSFKAPRRVTPVPEPASHGLETTDCNPVQVPLTVGFNLASGKEVKVSELALSRARKNFEEPLVIEEIPKIVETGQAVNNNHNSSPSPFPVKDENADKKRKMEEEDDKDYWVSSPTIGKTKKAKKRKNFNDSPRSQLTQMATPGTPSAFESSTVSAKIRALRRKVREEQNAVIQRKRSKGKKTSPKAGYLYQLKKDGTCRKTWKELIDNSSLPEILAPYKLLEDHGMLTAVCQVQASNASSFHFCAWDHFPIEDCLQNSKGVQLGEFLVIFSDENTIGCEEIGASLLASENVDPTLISYDWIRNHYRWIVWKLASMELRMPSLFARTCLTMRNVLEQLKYRYDKEIDRCERSALRRIIEQDDTAAKTMILCVAEIRSPGPTILELTDGWYSIEAHCDTAMQQLIEKNKIFAGLKLVISCAELVSPGPSAPLEKGSDTYLKISANSTRRARWDSKLGFHSKPLPFPISLASILPEGGVVSHIRVNVIRVYPMMYMEKAADGKTIFRGERQYRRITESAAMRFERMMEKVVEDIEREEDEQERKRIRADGNRHRNKEINLTDEEKRSRILAEAQKRMQMSMKSIEGVPMLKLRLVDCRATHLNSAIISIWRPNEELQYNLKEGRAYHLYNVNAAGLRFGELQLNAMKNTMWKEMKQSNLTPGLDRSVITFSTANQPGFKPMFNELDIVGLVVFVGLQQRPFHTAILSDGNTYFGVKCWASLEDYALADIIVVGAFLAFSNLQWRAMACRTASKMQFAFIHEGTLVSSRPALKHLDAALNDLKQSVKDPAACVAEAEGQVGTLLGSATPQSATPKYGTEVSRRGGMFTPTGVEYFGDGKKNETPTSSNVVINRARLLEKYPNPPALSPWNGCASPLVRQKFKPPARKPPAV
- the LOC124194606 gene encoding uncharacterized protein LOC124194606 isoform X1, whose translation is MQYNGSTSSVRAAQKSLISEDILWISQSHNLTSTGVIQHSEMSLSSEHKLELETHHSSTIFCDMMSPDEWKSSLPMVLQQNDASGVPSPTSPSNSIENLVLELENSNQDIDMGSPFTQCSDSLLLKVPFSDKYEEEELVCNMDTEDVNDMLFGMLGTEKEIDSDTGKLPSSTEKQSPVLVADAVHTNKGIENRLTSPDPLSIGLFAEDSLTDAMIPQPIVEAPTTTPDSQPEATEDVPKPPNDREHSSLPCLTSLLAEVIHCNSRDDVSILQKATSTISTLRQQACDLMSTYSQLKFQNDELMQQQNLLQSEQSLCDSDATISKGCPLTIEVLIPFGGAKKAFGSAPLYHHIPIEDGQIPITSGEECPTEENVMDEPYEEQYDAPMVVNPTSKSNPCQTKKLCCELGCICSSLQNAGKLPVEHCKNPDCMLEPNCTRSGDPSHTPKTVFSILKDEKFKPTVVENSLESNPNAEVVSVRNISKTAKVPVSRSRKSVTKKKSAPVKRTRSTTGKPKENEVILLDAPKIDPKDIKIDPKHQKLLRECEVRLTRIDPMTLHQLVNGSSDVKLYSKCFVHVKKLQPEKNQTVYCMVHRLNGCICLGSTTND